A single Hemitrygon akajei chromosome 29, sHemAka1.3, whole genome shotgun sequence DNA region contains:
- the LOC140718512 gene encoding transmembrane protein 52-like: MANGFSVINPALLLLSFLHATVIEAQKCGEGPEQNSCHLHWSNLWYVWLILLTVFLLLICGVMISCIKCCKRSKPQNPSFANRSCEVTVIAIDNDHTISQNSSLQYISAGRNHVQDTVQYILPPPPYSLCAIDNPPTYEMALKMENPPEIPEPKSGLENLNGNGAPIPERNEGSGSVVLTYSVLSQQ; this comes from the exons ATGGCGAACGGTTTCTCCGTGATTAACCCAGCTCTGCTTCTCCTCAGCTTCCTTCAT GCCACCGTCATCGAAGCTCAGAAATGCGGGGAAGGTCCAGAACAGAACAG CTGTCACCTGCACTGGTCAAACCTGTGGTATGTGTG gttgattttgctgacagtcttCCTGTTGCTGATATGTGGAGTTATGATCAGTTGCATAAAGTGCTGTAAGAGGTCCAAGCCCCAAAACCCCTCCTTTGCCAATAGATCTTGTGAAGTAACAGTGATCGCCATTGACAATGACCATACTATATCAC AAAACAGTTCGCTACAGTATATATCCGCTGGCCGGAACCATGTTCAGGACACTGTTCAGTACATATTGCCTCctccaccatatagcctgtgtgcCATTGACAACCCCCCAACCTATGAGATGGCCCTGAAAATGGAAAATCCTCCTGAGATCCCTGAACCAAAGAGTGGACTGGAAAATCTAAATGGAAATGGAGCTCCAATCCCAGAGAGAAATGAAGGTTCAGGTTCTGTAGTGCTAACCTATTCAGTATTGTCACAGCAATGA